From Bacillota bacterium, the proteins below share one genomic window:
- the ccsA gene encoding cytochrome c biogenesis protein CcsA, producing the protein MNTAEWGRLVIYLGAAGAVTATVLFALAARQEGWLVWARRTYALAVFSAVTAFGILILLCMRSDFSVVYVANFSSSDLPWYYKLSSAWAGQEGSFLLWAFWTALLGLPLIRRLQRYEPLTMAVYSSILAFLMAILTKQSPFLQYPPSEVPPEGMGLNPLLQNYWMAIHPPVIFIGFAALAIPFSIAVAALLRKDWDGWAQIAMPFVILCWVTLGAGLILGGYWAYVTLGWGGFWAWDPVENSALVPWIVITGLIHGLMLQRHRGGLHRSNLLMALLGAPLFFYGTYMTRSGALAESSVHAFDALAKGALGLVVAMLLTYTVGGLGLWLVRLRSIPAKQTAEGFLSRDMAFSLGIISLVLIAGLTLIGASMPIISLLIAKQSSAVEIRYYHIANAPFAYLMLLLLGLVPFLSWRKVDNTDAFLERISAPWYATLVIGLVVAFLSYFMRLPVALGVFFLMLLATFTILSNAILVWRLAKQSPMSIGGYLTHVGVGLVLVGSAASAFYEQKGQAVITNGITAQMFGYKVSYAGMTHPDEEMGKDNAVRLKFEHLKGGKSFEARPVYYFDTHNPMQPRRVAEPYVHKHPLYDLYIAIGSDGAGVIERVEDRGKSLPIRRGETKKMGDYTIHFKSFQVKGAMGDADMSIGAVLDVEYKGKKTELVPEAVLGKGSKPVNLPGGGQVVLYPDEINANERMVVLRFAGMPGQTTMPDHVLVPVEVKMKPLINLVWLGTILMMLGGGIAMRRRFVELQQEQQEPVTAPVEVGKQPKARTRPAPGVTGGH; encoded by the coding sequence ATGAACACCGCGGAATGGGGACGGCTTGTTATCTATCTCGGCGCGGCGGGCGCGGTGACAGCAACCGTGCTGTTTGCGCTCGCTGCCAGGCAGGAAGGATGGCTCGTGTGGGCACGGCGGACGTATGCCCTTGCCGTTTTCAGTGCAGTAACAGCATTTGGCATCCTGATCCTGCTTTGTATGCGCAGCGATTTCAGCGTGGTGTACGTCGCCAACTTCAGCTCCAGCGACCTGCCCTGGTACTACAAACTCTCTTCGGCTTGGGCGGGGCAGGAGGGCAGCTTCCTGCTGTGGGCGTTCTGGACAGCCCTGCTGGGACTGCCTCTCATACGCCGACTGCAACGCTATGAACCGCTGACGATGGCGGTGTACAGCAGTATCCTCGCCTTCCTGATGGCGATACTGACCAAACAATCGCCATTTCTGCAGTACCCGCCCAGCGAGGTGCCGCCCGAGGGCATGGGGCTGAATCCGCTTCTGCAGAACTACTGGATGGCCATACATCCGCCGGTTATCTTCATCGGTTTTGCCGCGCTTGCCATCCCCTTCTCCATTGCCGTGGCGGCACTGCTGCGTAAGGACTGGGATGGCTGGGCGCAAATCGCCATGCCATTCGTCATCCTGTGCTGGGTGACTCTGGGCGCAGGGTTGATACTGGGCGGCTACTGGGCTTATGTGACGCTCGGATGGGGCGGCTTCTGGGCATGGGACCCGGTGGAAAACTCTGCATTGGTGCCCTGGATTGTGATTACCGGGCTGATTCATGGGCTGATGTTGCAGCGTCATCGCGGTGGGCTGCACCGCTCTAACCTGCTGATGGCTCTGCTCGGCGCGCCCCTGTTCTTCTATGGAACCTACATGACACGCAGCGGCGCGCTTGCGGAATCGTCGGTGCACGCCTTTGACGCACTGGCGAAGGGGGCACTCGGGCTGGTAGTTGCCATGCTGCTCACCTACACCGTGGGCGGGCTTGGACTGTGGCTGGTCCGTCTGCGCAGCATTCCCGCAAAGCAGACCGCGGAAGGCTTCCTGTCGCGCGATATGGCGTTCTCGCTGGGCATCATTTCGCTCGTGCTCATTGCGGGGCTAACGCTGATCGGTGCGTCGATGCCCATCATTTCGTTGCTCATTGCGAAACAGAGTAGCGCTGTGGAAATCCGATACTACCACATCGCCAATGCACCGTTTGCCTACCTGATGCTGTTACTGCTGGGGCTGGTGCCGTTCCTGAGCTGGCGAAAGGTCGATAACACCGATGCGTTTCTGGAGCGCATTTCGGCACCCTGGTACGCCACGCTGGTGATCGGGTTGGTAGTCGCCTTCCTGTCGTACTTTATGCGGTTGCCTGTGGCACTCGGAGTGTTCTTCCTGATGCTGCTGGCGACTTTCACCATCCTGTCCAATGCGATACTGGTCTGGCGTCTGGCAAAGCAAAGCCCGATGAGCATCGGGGGCTACCTGACCCATGTGGGTGTGGGGCTGGTGCTTGTGGGATCTGCTGCCAGCGCGTTTTACGAGCAGAAGGGACAGGCTGTCATCACCAACGGCATCACCGCTCAGATGTTCGGCTACAAAGTGAGCTACGCGGGCATGACCCATCCCGATGAGGAGATGGGCAAGGATAACGCCGTGCGCTTGAAGTTCGAACATTTGAAGGGAGGCAAGAGCTTCGAAGCGCGCCCTGTATACTATTTCGACACCCACAACCCCATGCAGCCGCGCCGCGTGGCGGAGCCATATGTCCATAAGCACCCCCTGTACGACCTTTACATCGCTATCGGAAGTGACGGGGCAGGGGTCATCGAACGAGTGGAAGACCGCGGTAAAAGCCTGCCTATCCGTCGAGGCGAGACCAAGAAGATGGGTGATTACACCATCCACTTCAAGAGCTTTCAGGTAAAGGGCGCGATGGGCGACGCCGACATGAGCATCGGCGCAGTGCTTGATGTAGAATATAAGGGAAAGAAGACGGAGCTGGTGCCCGAGGCGGTGTTGGGCAAGGGTTCCAAGCCTGTCAATCTTCCCGGTGGCGGACAGGTCGTGCTGTATCCCGACGAGATTAACGCCAACGAACGCATGGTTGTCCTGCGCTTCGCGGGGATGCCTGGGCAGACCACCATGCCCGACCATGTGCTCGTGCCGGTGGAGGTCAAGATGAAACCGCTCATCAACCTCGTGTGGCTCGGCACGATACTGATGATGCTCGGCGGAGGAATAGCTATGCGACGTCGGTTCGTCGAGCTGCAGCAGGAGCAACAGGAACCCGTTACAGCACCGGTTGAGGTGGGTAAACAGCCCAAAGCCCGCACGAGGCCGGCTCCGGGGGTCACAGGAGGACATTAG
- a CDS encoding cytochrome c maturation protein CcmE, with product MKKAYLFAMGFIALGLFLAGRAMMETIVPYVSVAEARESTRKVQVKGQLVQGSVQIDHTRLQTRFTIQDAKGDLLPVVHPKLAQGNIQDATEVVAIGQMKGDVFVAEKILYKCPSKYQGKEMQEYQESSQ from the coding sequence GTGAAAAAGGCTTACCTTTTCGCCATGGGTTTCATCGCGCTGGGTCTATTTTTGGCAGGGCGCGCGATGATGGAGACCATAGTGCCTTATGTGTCGGTAGCCGAGGCGCGAGAAAGCACCCGAAAGGTGCAGGTGAAAGGACAGCTGGTACAGGGGTCCGTACAGATAGACCATACCCGACTGCAGACTCGGTTCACCATACAGGATGCCAAAGGTGACCTCCTGCCTGTGGTGCATCCCAAGCTGGCTCAAGGCAACATCCAGGATGCCACAGAGGTGGTAGCCATCGGGCAGATGAAGGGCGACGTGTTCGTCGCGGAAAAAATCCTGTACAAGTGCCCATCGAAGTATCAGGGCAAGGAGATGCAGGAATATCAGGAGAGCTCACAATGA
- a CDS encoding CcmD family protein, whose amino-acid sequence MNPLLTYMIIPLVVWAGIFSYLFWLDMRLRALEKRFEEEGHR is encoded by the coding sequence ATGAACCCACTACTGACATACATGATTATCCCGTTGGTGGTATGGGCAGGTATATTCAGCTACCTGTTCTGGCTGGACATGCGCCTGCGGGCACTGGAAAAACGGTTCGAAGAGGAGGGACATCGGTGA
- a CDS encoding cytochrome c biogenesis protein, with amino-acid sequence MNRTIQILTGIWIAGVTVAAFLWLPPAEGFRSPETARIVVFHVPCAILTFVAFLVNAVYSWKYLRSRDPLTDSQANAAAELGMLFAVLATVTGSLFAMEQWGSAWNWDPRETSIVMLMLVYAAYFVLRGAVEEKSKRARLSAAYALLAFPAMVFLIWILPRVVESLHPTNTLFSRSGLDTEYRITLWSFFAGLMAIFVWMFRLRLRVELAEARLRQQSQRVTQPESQLAGEIR; translated from the coding sequence ATGAACAGAACCATTCAGATACTCACAGGCATCTGGATTGCAGGTGTGACGGTTGCTGCGTTCCTTTGGTTGCCGCCCGCGGAGGGGTTTCGCAGTCCCGAAACCGCACGAATCGTCGTTTTCCATGTGCCCTGTGCTATCCTTACCTTCGTTGCCTTTCTCGTCAACGCGGTGTACTCGTGGAAATATCTGCGCTCGCGCGACCCGCTGACCGATAGCCAAGCCAACGCAGCGGCGGAGCTGGGGATGCTCTTCGCGGTGCTGGCAACGGTAACCGGCTCGCTGTTCGCGATGGAACAGTGGGGCAGCGCGTGGAACTGGGATCCGCGCGAGACCTCCATTGTGATGCTGATGCTGGTATACGCGGCGTATTTCGTGTTACGTGGCGCGGTGGAAGAGAAGAGCAAACGGGCACGCCTCTCGGCAGCATACGCCTTACTGGCTTTCCCGGCAATGGTCTTTCTCATCTGGATCTTGCCTCGCGTCGTGGAATCGTTGCACCCGACAAACACGCTGTTCTCTCGCTCGGGGCTGGACACGGAGTACCGCATTACCCTGTGGAGCTTCTTCGCGGGGCTGATGGCGATTTTCGTATGGATGTTTCGGCTGAGACTGCGGGTGGAACTGGCGGAGGCTCGCCTGCGCCAGCAAAGCCAGCGCGTGACGCAACCTGAATCCCAACTGGCTGGAGAAATACGATGA
- a CDS encoding heme exporter protein CcmB: MASWLSLPTTPESWATVNRSSSWANEAVAVFAKDWLLELRTRVALGAVVLFAVTSVVASGFALAPPSGVPAEVKAALLWVVIFFAAVAGLSRVFVVEEETRTADALRLAVSPAGVFAGKLAFNTVLMWTLCAITVPLYLLLLEAPLRNVSLLVVVVALGSTALACATTAVGAIVAKATMRGALFGVLAFPVALPPLLVAIHATKAAWLSDSAWRVAAGDLQVLAGFMLVIVPASVLVFEHIWSE, from the coding sequence ATGGCATCGTGGTTATCGCTACCAACGACACCCGAGAGCTGGGCTACGGTGAACCGCTCATCCAGCTGGGCAAATGAAGCGGTAGCAGTCTTTGCAAAGGACTGGCTGCTGGAGCTGCGCACACGAGTGGCCCTGGGTGCGGTGGTGCTGTTTGCGGTCACATCGGTCGTGGCGTCTGGCTTCGCGCTGGCACCGCCATCGGGTGTGCCCGCCGAGGTCAAAGCGGCTCTGCTGTGGGTGGTTATCTTCTTCGCGGCGGTGGCGGGTCTGTCGCGTGTGTTCGTCGTGGAAGAGGAGACTCGTACGGCAGACGCCCTGAGGTTAGCGGTGTCCCCGGCTGGAGTCTTTGCGGGCAAGCTGGCATTCAACACGGTACTGATGTGGACGTTGTGTGCGATAACGGTGCCGCTGTATCTCCTGCTGTTAGAAGCGCCGTTACGGAATGTGAGCCTTCTGGTGGTGGTCGTTGCGTTGGGAAGCACTGCGCTGGCATGTGCCACGACAGCGGTGGGCGCGATAGTGGCTAAAGCCACGATGCGTGGAGCCTTATTTGGCGTTCTCGCGTTTCCAGTAGCCTTACCGCCCTTGCTGGTAGCTATCCACGCCACCAAGGCGGCGTGGCTCAGCGACAGTGCGTGGCGAGTGGCAGCAGGCGACCTGCAGGTGCTGGCGGGATTTATGCTGGTGATTGTGCCCGCGTCTGTGCTGGTATTTGAACATATCTGGAGCGAGTAG
- a CDS encoding ABC transporter ATP-binding protein, producing the protein MKWQIVLRRVGKVFDERTVLRDISATMTAPGAWIISGPNGSGKSTLLRIIAGLLTPTEGEVLYLYNGERLTARQQRQAVGVVAPDMALYRPLTALENLRFFARARGLSLRDSDLLEWLERVQLRSRAHDPVATFSTGMVQRLKVITALLHRPPLLLLDEPGSNLDEAGARFIYQTVKEHAEHGIVVIATNDTRELGYGEPLIQLGK; encoded by the coding sequence ATGAAATGGCAGATTGTGCTTCGACGGGTGGGCAAGGTTTTCGACGAGCGCACGGTACTGCGCGACATATCGGCGACTATGACCGCCCCCGGAGCATGGATTATATCGGGACCAAACGGCAGCGGTAAGAGCACCCTGCTTCGCATCATTGCGGGGCTACTGACGCCCACCGAAGGCGAGGTGCTGTACCTTTACAATGGAGAACGGCTGACAGCACGTCAGCAGAGGCAAGCAGTTGGCGTGGTTGCTCCAGACATGGCGCTCTATCGCCCTCTTACCGCGCTGGAGAACCTGCGGTTTTTCGCGCGGGCGCGCGGACTGTCGTTACGGGACAGCGACCTGCTGGAGTGGCTGGAGAGGGTGCAGCTGCGCTCACGGGCGCATGACCCGGTTGCCACCTTCTCCACCGGCATGGTGCAGCGTCTGAAGGTGATTACCGCGTTGCTGCACCGTCCGCCCCTGCTGTTGCTGGACGAGCCGGGCAGCAATCTGGACGAAGCAGGCGCCAGGTTCATCTATCAAACGGTCAAAGAGCACGCGGAACATGGCATCGTGGTTATCGCTACCAACGACACCCGAGAGCTGGGCTACGGTGAACCGCTCATCCAGCTGGGCAAATGA
- a CDS encoding PmoA family protein, translating into MRLAVFAGWVLFCIATTAVWGAGTEMRLSVQTKGNAPTLVIASLPSAVRTNEVRLLLLPQRTEVPCDVRLAEKGVRQLVWIHPGGKRDYVVEAKTPSCPTLWQARLKENALEITREGKLVTRYVFSGAAKPYLYPIHPPTGVPMTRAYPMEQREGESTDHPHQKSFWFTHGDVNGVDFWGEGEGKGRIVHREFADISGGRVGTFITTRNEWRSPQGQVLCTDTREVCVYDMDDLRIIDLTVTIRAGDQPVRFGDTKEGTFGIRIPTSMELRRGKGAILTAEGKRDKEAWGTRAVWCTYSGDIGGEIYSISVFDHPGNPHHPTCWHVRDYGLFAANPFGWHDFQNNPNVDGSITVPAGGQITFRYRTIFARGAIPAERLNALYEAFATPAKVDIAR; encoded by the coding sequence ATGCGTCTCGCAGTGTTCGCTGGTTGGGTGTTGTTCTGTATCGCCACTACCGCTGTGTGGGGGGCGGGCACCGAAATGCGCCTGAGTGTGCAAACAAAGGGAAACGCCCCCACTCTTGTCATCGCGAGCCTGCCTTCCGCGGTGAGAACGAACGAGGTACGCCTGCTCCTGCTGCCCCAGCGCACGGAAGTGCCCTGTGACGTTCGGCTCGCGGAAAAAGGCGTGCGCCAGCTGGTGTGGATACATCCGGGAGGTAAGCGCGATTACGTGGTGGAAGCGAAAACCCCTTCCTGCCCCACGCTCTGGCAAGCCCGGCTGAAAGAGAATGCCCTTGAAATCACTCGTGAGGGCAAGCTGGTAACCCGATACGTGTTCTCCGGTGCTGCCAAACCCTACCTCTATCCCATCCATCCACCAACCGGTGTGCCCATGACTCGCGCCTACCCGATGGAACAGCGCGAGGGCGAATCCACCGACCACCCGCACCAGAAATCTTTCTGGTTCACGCACGGCGACGTGAACGGCGTGGACTTCTGGGGAGAGGGCGAAGGCAAGGGACGCATTGTACACCGCGAGTTCGCAGACATCTCCGGTGGGCGCGTGGGCACGTTCATCACCACACGCAACGAGTGGCGTAGCCCACAGGGACAGGTACTCTGCACCGATACGCGCGAGGTGTGCGTGTACGACATGGACGACCTGCGCATCATCGACCTCACCGTAACCATTCGCGCAGGCGACCAGCCGGTACGCTTCGGCGACACCAAGGAGGGCACATTCGGTATCCGCATCCCCACCAGCATGGAACTGCGTCGTGGCAAGGGAGCGATACTCACTGCGGAAGGCAAGCGCGACAAGGAGGCATGGGGCACACGTGCCGTCTGGTGCACCTACAGCGGCGACATCGGAGGCGAGATATACAGCATCTCGGTGTTTGACCACCCGGGCAACCCGCACCATCCCACCTGCTGGCACGTGCGCGATTATGGACTGTTCGCCGCCAATCCGTTCGGCTGGCACGACTTCCAGAACAATCCAAACGTGGACGGCAGTATCACCGTGCCTGCAGGTGGACAGATAACGTTTCGCTACCGCACCATCTTCGCCAGGGGAGCAATACCTGCAGAAAGGTTGAACGCACTGTACGAGGCGTTCGCTACGCCGGCAAAGGTAGACATCGCTCGGTAG
- a CDS encoding lysophospholipid acyltransferase family protein has protein sequence MQPLQRRAGLLKRMSGFAGRMALLGLHYMGKRTPLPVLYRIGERLGRLAYRLSRRYRMVADRNLQMAYGESLSDGERRRLVEQVFIHFAKSLMEFLVGDGLSPDDLRRMVTLLGEEHLRWCVQQGKGTLIITAHYGNWEIAARYLTQCKGYVLNVVARDADDSATAVLVNRIREQGGYRVFPRGQAVRAVLQALKRNELVALLPDQNAGDVFVPFFGRLAGTVAGPALLALRSGAPILPVFCTRQPDNTYLFEMLPPFVVQPSGDKERDVTDTMAHITALIEQQVRKYPSQWLWLHNRWKTRPPEEVHATSTAS, from the coding sequence GTGCAACCGCTGCAGAGGCGAGCGGGGTTACTCAAGCGCATGAGCGGCTTCGCCGGGCGGATGGCTCTGTTGGGGTTGCACTACATGGGGAAGCGTACGCCTCTACCTGTGCTGTACAGGATAGGTGAGCGGCTGGGGCGACTGGCGTATCGGCTGTCGCGGCGGTATCGTATGGTCGCCGATCGCAACCTGCAGATGGCGTATGGCGAGTCTTTGTCCGATGGGGAGCGGCGTCGGTTAGTGGAACAGGTGTTTATCCATTTCGCCAAGTCGCTGATGGAGTTTCTGGTGGGGGACGGTTTGTCGCCAGACGATTTGCGCCGCATGGTGACCCTGCTGGGCGAAGAGCATTTGCGGTGGTGTGTGCAGCAGGGTAAAGGCACGCTCATTATCACCGCTCACTACGGCAACTGGGAAATCGCCGCGCGGTACCTCACCCAGTGTAAAGGTTATGTGCTGAACGTGGTTGCGCGTGACGCCGACGATTCGGCAACCGCCGTGCTGGTCAATCGCATCCGCGAGCAGGGCGGATACCGTGTGTTCCCCAGAGGACAGGCGGTGCGCGCGGTCCTGCAGGCGTTGAAACGCAACGAGCTGGTTGCACTGCTTCCCGACCAGAACGCGGGCGACGTGTTTGTACCGTTTTTCGGCAGGCTGGCAGGCACTGTGGCGGGACCTGCCTTGCTTGCGTTGCGCAGTGGCGCGCCGATTCTGCCAGTGTTTTGCACCCGCCAGCCGGATAATACCTATCTGTTTGAGATGCTACCGCCTTTTGTGGTTCAGCCTTCTGGTGATAAGGAACGCGATGTAACCGACACGATGGCACACATTACCGCGCTTATCGAGCAACAGGTGCGAAAATACCCATCGCAATGGCTGTGGCTGCACAATCGCTGGAAAACACGCCCACCGGAGGAGGTACATGCAACGAGCACGGCAAGTTGA
- the waaF gene encoding lipopolysaccharide heptosyltransferase II gives MQRARQVDLHSIERVAIVKLSSIGDVVHALPVSAALKRSFPHLQISWIVEERCAEMVTGNPYLHEVIAIPGKAWRHGAWHHRVWQEMQRIVGVLRSRHFQLTIDLQGLLKSAVVAWLTGAPVRIGYHWQREGAWLFNRVVPKEPTSKHAVQEYLDVARYLGAETERVEFPLFIPTEAEERVCHLLKEAGISPPEGFISINPSAGQPFKRWRTERWADLITEIDRHYRLPVVLVGSKADRPLAEDIHSRTSVSFADMVGRTNLKELAAILRRSIVHLCGDTGSAHISVALGKPVIGLYGPTNHVRTAPYGQEHRLITHKHECPVCNGHRPRREHSDCMDMITVSEVMRMVERTLLEVTTHV, from the coding sequence ATGCAACGAGCACGGCAAGTTGATTTGCACAGTATCGAGCGGGTAGCGATTGTGAAGCTGAGCTCCATCGGCGATGTGGTGCACGCTTTGCCTGTGTCTGCAGCCCTCAAGCGCAGTTTCCCCCATTTGCAAATCAGCTGGATTGTGGAGGAGCGCTGCGCCGAGATGGTGACGGGAAACCCTTATTTACATGAGGTCATCGCCATCCCCGGGAAAGCATGGCGGCATGGGGCGTGGCATCACCGCGTGTGGCAGGAGATGCAGCGGATAGTGGGCGTGTTGCGCTCCCGGCACTTCCAGCTGACGATAGACCTGCAGGGCTTGCTGAAGAGCGCGGTGGTGGCGTGGCTCACGGGGGCACCGGTTCGTATCGGCTACCACTGGCAACGCGAGGGGGCATGGCTGTTCAACCGCGTGGTGCCGAAAGAGCCCACCAGCAAACACGCGGTGCAGGAGTATCTGGACGTGGCGCGCTATCTGGGCGCAGAAACGGAGCGGGTGGAGTTTCCGCTGTTTATTCCGACGGAGGCGGAGGAAAGGGTTTGCCATCTCCTGAAGGAAGCGGGCATCTCTCCGCCAGAAGGTTTCATCTCCATCAACCCGTCGGCAGGTCAGCCGTTCAAACGCTGGCGCACCGAGCGATGGGCAGACCTTATCACCGAGATAGACCGTCACTATCGTTTGCCGGTGGTGCTGGTGGGGAGCAAAGCGGACCGCCCGCTGGCGGAGGACATTCATTCTCGAACCTCCGTATCCTTTGCCGATATGGTGGGCAGGACAAACCTGAAAGAGCTCGCTGCCATCTTGCGCAGGAGCATCGTACATCTCTGCGGAGATACCGGCTCCGCGCACATCTCTGTCGCACTGGGTAAACCGGTCATCGGGTTGTATGGTCCCACTAACCATGTGCGCACCGCGCCCTATGGGCAAGAGCACCGGCTAATCACCCACAAGCACGAGTGTCCGGTGTGCAATGGTCACAGGCCTCGCCGTGAACACTCCGACTGTATGGACATGATAACGGTTTCGGAAGTGATGCGAATGGTGGAACGCACTCTGCTGGAGGTAACGACCCATGTCTGA
- the waaF gene encoding lipopolysaccharide heptosyltransferase II — MSDVRRILMVTKSRYLGDTIVAVPAMRALAARYPQAHIALLSNPAAGELLRGCPYVHEYLARPVAARRRVDIEMWRVLRRKGYDLAVLFNRSLSSAVLAFMARIPQRVGFETEGRGFLLTRRVPYEPPKHEILHLLDVAEACGAPAQGTHLELWVTPEEREAIRERLTKEGIDLSVPILLVQPGANDAYVKRWRTEGFIWVAQQLQREYGFQVILLGANNEQDVAEQVAASFKDGALNMVGRTSLREALALLAEVDLLIGNDTGMMHAAVALGTPTVAIFAPHKFQRWAHNHDCHRALAVPLPEGVRPTQELIHQHLYAVKEEDVLQAAHEVLGVKPPRTRRE; from the coding sequence ATGTCTGATGTCCGACGCATTTTGATGGTCACCAAGTCCCGCTATCTGGGTGATACCATTGTGGCGGTTCCTGCGATGCGCGCTCTGGCAGCACGCTATCCGCAGGCGCACATCGCGCTGTTGTCGAATCCGGCGGCGGGAGAGCTGCTGCGCGGCTGTCCGTATGTGCATGAGTATCTGGCGCGTCCGGTTGCGGCGCGTCGCCGGGTGGACATCGAGATGTGGCGCGTACTGCGCCGGAAGGGGTACGACCTGGCGGTGCTGTTCAACCGTTCGCTTAGCAGCGCGGTGCTGGCATTTATGGCAAGGATCCCCCAGCGAGTGGGCTTCGAAACCGAAGGCAGAGGCTTCCTGCTGACACGGCGAGTGCCCTACGAGCCTCCCAAACACGAGATTCTGCACCTGCTGGACGTGGCGGAGGCGTGCGGCGCGCCAGCTCAGGGTACGCACCTGGAACTGTGGGTAACCCCAGAGGAACGCGAGGCTATACGTGAGCGGCTGACGAAGGAAGGGATAGACCTTAGCGTACCGATACTATTGGTACAACCCGGAGCAAACGATGCATACGTCAAACGCTGGCGTACCGAAGGGTTCATCTGGGTGGCACAGCAGCTGCAGAGGGAGTACGGTTTTCAGGTTATCCTGCTGGGGGCGAATAACGAGCAGGATGTGGCGGAGCAGGTAGCGGCGTCGTTCAAAGACGGCGCATTGAACATGGTGGGGCGTACCAGCCTGCGCGAGGCGCTGGCACTGCTGGCAGAGGTAGACCTGCTTATCGGTAACGACACGGGCATGATGCATGCGGCGGTGGCTTTGGGCACGCCAACGGTGGCGATATTCGCACCGCACAAGTTCCAGCGGTGGGCGCACAACCACGACTGCCACCGTGCGCTAGCCGTGCCCTTGCCGGAAGGGGTACGCCCAACGCAGGAACTGATACATCAGCACCTGTACGCCGTGAAAGAAGAAGATGTGCTACAGGCGGCGCACGAGGTGCTGGGTGTGAAACCGCCGCGCACCAGACGTGAATAA
- a CDS encoding phosphoglucomutase/phosphomannomutase family protein yields MSIKFGTDGWRAVMAREFTFDNVAVVAQAIANYVKSRNGWERGVVIGYDARLLSDLFADLIADVLTANGIPALVTDRDTPTPVTVYTIRAKGLAGAVMLTASHNPPQYNGIKFIPETCHPALPETTDAIEEQIAYCLQNPTSVKRDGKPSLKQTVDPRPDYFAHLHQLLDTRALAGLKVVYDPLYATGRGYVDGFLREVGAQVETIKGERNPAFGGSLPDPNPQNLQLLGERVRATGAHLGLSTDGDADRFGVVDADGEMITANQVIVLTLWYLLHKLKPGEGHVVRTVATTHQIDALARSYGSITVHETPVGFKWVGSTMARTGALVGGEESGGLSVIGHIPEKDGILADLLMAEMVAKEGVTLKQALAQLAQQTGEYRTQRIDLHVDEARKGELMRRFREEPPASLNGLHVVSTNSIDGVKLLLEDDAWVLVRPSGTEPLIRCYIEAHDEEVLNGLKAAMQKLVG; encoded by the coding sequence GTGTCTATCAAATTCGGCACCGATGGCTGGCGTGCCGTTATGGCGCGCGAGTTTACCTTTGACAATGTGGCTGTGGTGGCGCAAGCCATCGCCAACTATGTCAAGTCGCGCAACGGCTGGGAACGCGGCGTGGTCATCGGCTACGATGCCCGCTTACTGTCCGACCTGTTCGCCGACCTGATTGCGGACGTGCTCACCGCCAATGGCATTCCGGCACTGGTCACCGACCGCGACACGCCCACGCCAGTTACCGTGTACACCATCAGGGCTAAGGGGCTTGCGGGTGCGGTGATGCTGACCGCCTCACACAATCCGCCCCAGTATAACGGTATCAAGTTTATCCCGGAGACATGCCATCCTGCCTTGCCGGAAACGACCGACGCCATCGAGGAGCAAATCGCCTACTGTCTCCAGAACCCCACGTCCGTGAAACGCGACGGGAAACCCTCGCTGAAGCAGACAGTAGACCCGCGCCCCGACTACTTCGCGCACCTGCATCAACTGCTGGACACCCGCGCGCTGGCAGGGTTGAAGGTGGTCTACGACCCGCTGTATGCGACCGGGCGAGGATATGTCGACGGCTTCCTGCGCGAGGTGGGTGCTCAGGTGGAAACTATTAAAGGCGAGCGGAATCCCGCTTTCGGCGGCTCGCTGCCCGACCCGAACCCTCAAAACCTGCAGTTGCTCGGCGAGCGTGTACGGGCAACCGGGGCGCATCTGGGGTTGTCCACCGACGGTGATGCTGACCGCTTCGGCGTGGTGGACGCGGACGGCGAGATGATTACCGCCAATCAGGTGATTGTATTGACGCTATGGTATCTGCTGCACAAATTAAAGCCGGGCGAGGGGCACGTGGTGCGTACCGTAGCCACCACACACCAGATCGACGCCCTGGCTCGCAGCTACGGCAGTATCACCGTGCACGAGACGCCTGTCGGCTTCAAGTGGGTGGGCAGCACGATGGCGCGGACGGGCGCGCTGGTGGGCGGTGAGGAGAGCGGGGGACTGAGCGTCATCGGGCACATCCCCGAGAAGGACGGTATCCTCGCCGACCTGCTGATGGCGGAGATGGTGGCGAAGGAAGGCGTAACACTCAAGCAGGCACTGGCGCAGCTGGCGCAGCAGACGGGAGAGTACCGCACGCAGCGCATCGACCTGCATGTGGATGAAGCGCGCAAGGGGGAACTGATGCGTCGTTTTCGCGAAGAGCCTCCTGCCAGCCTGAATGGACTGCACGTGGTCAGTACGAACTCGATAGACGGCGTGAAACTGCTGCTGGAGGATGATGCATGGGTGTTAGTGCGCCCATCGGGTACCGAGCCGTTGATACGGTGCTACATCGAGGCGCACGATGAAGAGGTTCTGAACGGGCTGAAAGCGGCGATGCAAAAGCTGGTGGGGTAG